A DNA window from Naumovozyma dairenensis CBS 421 chromosome 10, complete genome contains the following coding sequences:
- the NUP60 gene encoding FG-nucleoporin NUP60 (similar to Saccharomyces cerevisiae NUP60 (YAR002W); ancestral locus Anc_4.125) — MSSKLPKSYRSSVKIRAPYRNPIHSDSKKGTNLIAKIKAFFSKPKARSTEKGDGHSNSELDYPSVLESTSKASEPPKIPGTFFTEPSDSLIISSQLSNHKSNSADTEDRNQSSDVSANINYELADFFRRKGATPLNFIEARGVLSLLEKSTGSIKPSGESSFITIPPEDVETAELPSILKASNKSSTPNFELPSFTPTLDTSNGHHGSTATRSHSSSMRRVFDYSRIPSPYRTTIYKYNNQTSEGSDITFGRKSEPTKSRSVTKPRKTPKLSNTASALISLLDTENSETKALSQIANPYSSSIVEHRRPKKESSTKLVIPAKTEIETVPEKENRNSESIFLSQKEDKNISETISIPKRGNKNVKNNQVEKPEAVSSSNSLNMYKPVRSSSLRSSVVVADNESPKKETEGGNVKISSPNPPKAAFTFEFGEPEKSSEPEETKSELAKKFAITSQGNKTQGPEPLLSKDHKADAEIFKETNEIDIVGVPQDNKEAKSGTLASAKVNAPHKDLFPTLSAAVDTKEEEMFDFGTLPPSSTDQQAIDEEKVEAYKSEFVF; from the coding sequence ATGTCATCGAAACTTCCAAAATCGTATCGGTCCTCGGTCAAAATAAGGGCACCTTATAGAAACCCTATTCATTCCGATTCGAAGAAGGGTACAAATCTCATAGCTAAGATTAAagctttcttttctaaacCTAAAGCTAGAAGTACAGAGAAAGGGGATGGTCATTCGAACTCAGAGCTGGATTATCCCTCTGTGCTAGAATCTACATCAAAAGCCAGCGAACCGCCTAAAATTCCTGGTACATTTTTTACTGAACCTTCAGATTCCTTGATCATTTCATCTCAGCTTTCTAATCACAAGAGCAACAGTGCTGATACTGAAGACCGAAATCAATCTAGTGATGTTTCTGCCAACATCAATTACGAACTAGCTGATTTTTTCAGAAGAAAGGGAGCCACACCTTTAAACTTTATCGAAGCTCGAGGTGTTCTTTCTCTACTTGAGAAATCTACCGGCTCAATAAAACCCTCTGGGGAATCTTCATTTATTACTATCCCACCAGAAGATGTGGAAACGGCTGAACTACCTTCAATCTTGAAAGCTTCAAATAAAAGCAGTACTCCGAACTTCGAACTACCTTCTTTTACGCCTACATTAGATACTTCAAATGGTCACCATGGATCCACCGCTACGAGATCACATAGTTCGTCAATGAGGAGAGTTTTCGATTACTCTCGTATTCCAAGTCCATATCGTACCACGatctataaatataataatcaaaCATCTGAAGGTTCCGATATTACATTTGGAAGAAAGTCAGAACCTACCAAAAGTAGATCAGTAACTAAGCCACGAAAAACTCCGAAACTAAGTAATACTGCTTCAGCCTTAATCTCTCTTTTAGATACTGAAAACTCGGAAACTAAAGCGTTATCTCAAATTGCCAATCCATATTCATCATCGATCGTTGAACATCGTAGACCGAAGAAAGAATCTTCTACGAAGCTGGTAATACCTGCAAAAACTGAAATTGAGACAGTACCAGAGAAGGAAAACCGAAACTCTGAAAGCATTTTCTTATCacaaaaagaagataaaaacATTTCCGAAACGATTTCCATACCAAAGAGaggaaataaaaatgtaaaGAACAATCAAGTGGAGAAACCTGAAGCTGTAAGTTCTTCTAATAGTTTGAACATGTATAAACCAGTAAGGTCCTCGTCACTACGTAGCTCAGTGGTGGTCGCTGACAATGAATCCCCCAAAAAGGAAACTGAAGGAGGTAACGTTAAGATATCCTCACCAAATCCACCGAAGGCTGCATTTACGTTTGAATTTGGAGAACCTGAAAAATCTAGTGAACCTGAAGAAACCAAATCTGAACTGGCCAAGAAATTTGCAATTACTTCTCAGGGGAATAAGACACAAGGGCCTGAGCCGCTCCTGTCGAAGGATCACAAAGCAGATGCTGAAATTTTCAAGGAAACgaatgaaattgatatcGTAGGAGTTCCTCAAGATAACAAAGAAGCTAAGTCGGGTACATTGGCGTCTGCGAAAGTAAATGCTCCACACAAGGATTTATTTCCAACGCTTTCTGCCGCTGTAGATACGAAAGAGGAAGAAATGTTTGATTTTGGGACGTTACCACCATCCAGTACAGATCAACAGGCAatagatgaagaaaaggtGGAAGCTTATAAATCGGAATTTGTTTTTTAG
- the ERP1 gene encoding Erp1p (similar to Saccharomyces cerevisiae ERP1 (YAR002C-A) and ERP6 (YGL002W); ancestral locus Anc_4.124) — MLATTLYQLVALCLWFPVHASAFYFYSNGGERKCFHKELSKNTLLQGTYKVQPYDDNLKAYRDADPKDFSVVIDVEEVFDDNQRVVHQKGSPNGDFTFVALESGEHRVCFQPEASGWLTKGKVKIDTEFEIGSDSKLDSKKRDTLEALHQKVVILNAKVLEIRREQQLMREREAAFRDVSESVNSRAMWWTIIQVIALGLTCFWQMRHLSTFFIKQKVL, encoded by the coding sequence ATGTTGGCCACTACTCTTTATCAGCTGGTAGCATTATGTCTTTGGTTCCCAGTGCATGCTTCTGCATTCTACTTTTACAGTAATGGTGGGGAACGTAAATGTTTCCATAAGGAATTGTCTAAGAACACATTATTGCAAGGTACCTACAAAGTTCAACCATATGACGATAATTTGAAAGCTTATAGAGATGCAGACCCAAAGGATTTTTCTGTGGTGATTGATGTCGAAGAAGTGTTTGATGATAATCAAAGAGTTGTTCATCAAAAGGGATCTCCAAATGGTGACTTTACTTTCGTCGCCCTTGAATCTGGGGAACATAGAGTCTGTTTCCAACCAGAGGCTAGTGGATGGTTAACCAAAGGTAAGGTTAAGATCGACactgaatttgaaattggcTCTGACTCCAAATTAgattcaaagaaaagagataCTTTAGAAGCTTTGCATCAAAAAGTCGTTATTTTAAATGCAAAGGTTTTGGAAATCAGGAGGGAACAACAACTTATGAGAGAACGTGAAGCTGCCTTTAGAGACGTATCTGAATCCGTTAATTCTCGTGCTATGTGGTGGACAATCATCCAAGTTATTGCTTTGGGTCTAACTTGTTTCTGGCAAATGAGACATCTATCAACTTTTTTCATCAAGCAAAAAGTATTGTAA
- the SWD1 gene encoding COMPASS subunit protein SWD1 (similar to Saccharomyces cerevisiae SWD1 (YAR003W); ancestral locus Anc_4.123), producing MNLLLQDPFSVLKEYPEKLTFTLENPLRTECLEFSTCGNYLALGCSNGDVVIYDMDTLRPITVLGSESGAHVRSVQSLSWSPDGRYIITGSRDWCVKLWDLNKPERPYRETLFEGPIWNCKWLDAENLRCVATVSEEDHVFMIDFNHETPIIHQIRIEEDIESNKGHVLTCCVNPNFPDVIITGTSKGWLSLLKIDNHQMDNNAFTFSSLYSTKIVNSNIKDIIISQNGDRLAVNSSDRTIRQYAVQMSEDLKFVTVDLEHRYQDVINKLQWNCIFFSNGSAEYLVASTHGSSTRELYLWETGSGTLVRVLEGAEEELMDINWNFYNMCIASNGFESGYVYIWSIVIPPKWSALAPDFEEIEENIEYQEKEDEFDQVGELEQQHELIQAEEVPIDLTTKERYDVRGNDLLRQDFVIPMDYQRILLMHSKK from the coding sequence ATGAATTTACTTCTGCAAGATCCATTTTCTGTGTTGAAAGAATATCCTGAGAAATTAACATTTACATTGGAGAACCCGTTAAGAACAGAATGCTTGGAATTTAGTACTTGTGGTAATTATTTAGCATTGGGATGCTCCAACGGAGACGTTGTCATTTACGATATGGATACCCTCAGACCTATTACAGTCCTTGGGAGTGAAAGTGGTGCACATGTAAGATCAGTACAATCGTTATCTTGGTCACCTGATGGAAGGTATATAATAACTGGATCTAGGGATTGGTGTGTAAAATTATGGGATTTGAACAAACCGGAAAGGCCGTATAGAGAGACGTTATTCGAAGGTCCAATTTGGAATTGTAAATGGCTTGATGCTGAAAACTTACGGTGCGTTGCAACTGTTTCAGAGGAGGACCATGTCTTTATGATTGACTTTAATCATGAAACTCCCATAATTCATCAGATAAGGATAGAAGAGGATATTGAATCCAATAAAGGACATGTATTGACGTGCTGCGTTAATCCTAACTTCCCTGATGTTATAATAACGGGCACCTCGAAAGGATGGTTAagtttattaaaaatagaCAATCATCAGATGGATAACAATGCATTTACCTTTTCATCATTGTATTCCACCAAAATTgttaattcaaatataaagGATATCATAATTTCACAAAATGGTGATCGTCTCGCAGTAAATTCATCTGATAGAACGATAAGACAGTATGCTGTACAAATGTCCGAAGACTTAAAATTCGTGACAGTGGATCTAGAACATAGATACCAAGATGTTATCAACAAGTTGCAATGGAATTGTATCTTTTTCAGTAATGGTTCAGCAGAATACTTGGTGGCGTCCACGCATGGATCTTCTACTCGTGAATTATACCTCTGGGAGACTGGTTCAGGTACATTGGTACGTGTACTTGAAGGagctgaagaagaattgatGGATATCAATTGGAATTTTTATAACATGTGTATAGCCAGCAACGGGTTTGAATCTGGCTATGTTTATATCTGGTCAATAGTAATACCACCAAAGTGGAGTGCATTAGCGCCTGACTTCGAGGaaatagaagaaaacattgaATATCAAgagaaagaagatgaattcGACCAAGTAGGAGAACTGGAACAGCAGCATGAGTTGATACAGGCAGAAGAAGTCCCAATAGATCTGACAACCAAAGAACGTTACGATGTCAGGGGAAACGATCTTTTAAGACAAGACTTCGTTATTCCCATGGACTATCAACGTATCCTACTTATgcattcaaaaaaataa
- the CDH1 gene encoding Cdh1p (similar to Saccharomyces cerevisiae CDH1 (YGL003C); ancestral locus Anc_4.122) — protein MAGGLGNPFINNTPSSSPIKGSESKRISKRPASNQSSSSLLSSPSRRPRTSGSITYSDRFIPKRTDMNLNSITSIGRTISLPPLEPSNTEDQVELKKERLAHATFDAVLKNELFGEMLQRDAMETESSIERIRNTKPYHSEGNRSTFEEGSRNIGHGSSDYLSSSRSSVDGDASSISTPVTPKRLFTSQSDSIYRPTSSVVRGASLLTYRERSTRPKSTASLLQSQFFDSVSPVRPDSKQLLLTPSKKFRQIAKVPYRVLDAPCLADDFYYDLIDWSSSDMLAVGLGKSIFLTDNSSGEVIHLCDTESEYTSLSWVGAGSHLAVGQGNGIVEIYDVVKRKCIRTLPGHVDRTSCLSWNNHILSSGSRDHTILHRDVRMAEPFFERIKTHSQEVCGLKWNVDENKLASGGNDNMVYVYDGTSSSPVFKITEHKAAVKAMAWSPHKRGTLATGGGTVDRKLKIWNINTSTKTSDIDTGSQVCNMVWSKNTDELVTSHGYSKYNLTLWDGPTMDPIVILKGHSFRVLHLTLSADGTTVVSGAGDETLRYWKLFDKPRPRPKSTSQYDSIVFDAFKQIR, from the coding sequence ATGGCTGGCGGGTTAGGAAACCCCTTCATTAACAATACACCTTCGTCTTCTCCGATCAAGGGTTCTGAGAGCAAAAGAATATCCAAAAGACCTGCCTCCAACCAATCCTCATCCTCATTACTATCATCTCCGTCAAGAAGACCAAGAACTTCAGGTTCGATAACATATTCGGACAGGTTCATCCCAAAGAGAACAGATATGAACTTAAACAGCATAACATCAATCGGGAGAACAATCAGTCTACCACCGCTCGAGCCATCGAATACAGAAGACCAAGttgaattaaaaaaagaaagactGGCACATGCGACCTTTGATGCAGTTTTGAAGAATGAATTATTCGGAGAAATGCTACAACGTGACGCGATGGAAACAGAAAGTAGCATAGAACGAATTCGAAATACTAAGCCATACCATTCAGAAGGTAATAGAAGTACCTTCGAAGAAGGCAGTCGAAATATAGGCCATGGAAGTAGCGACTATCTGTCATCGAGCAGAAGTAGTGTGGACGGAGATGCTTCCTCGATATCTACCCCGGTTACTCCAAAACGTCTTTTCACGTCACAAAGTGATAGCATATACAGGCCAACCTCCAGTGTTGTGCGGGGAGCTAGTCTATTAACTTATAGAGAACGTTCAACGAGGCCAAAATCAACAGCTTCTTTACTACAATCCcaattttttgattctGTATCTCCAGTGCGTCCTGATTCTAAACAATTACTCTTAACACCAAGCAAGAAATTTAGGCAGATAGCGAAAGTTCCGTATAGAGTTCTCGATGCACCCTGCTTGGCTGATGACTTCTATTACGATCTTATTGATTGGTCATCAAGTGATATGCTGGCTGTCGGACTTGGTAAATCTATTTTCCTCACAGATAACTCCTCCGGAGAAGTAATACATTTATGTGACACTGAAAGTGAATATACGAGTTTAAGCTGGGTGGGAGCTGGCTCTCATTTGGCTGTGGGGCAAGGTAACGGGATAGTAGAGATTTATGATGTAGTGAAGAGGAAATGCATACGGACACTGCCTGGGCATGTCGATAGAACATCATGCCTGTCATGGAATAATCACATATTGAGTTCAGGGAGCAGAGACCATACTATACTTCACCGAGATGTTAGAATGGCAGAACCCTTCTTTGAGCGTATAAAAACACATTCACAAGAAGTATGCGGATTAAAATGGAACGTTGATGAGAATAAATTGGCATCAGGAGGAAATGATAACATGGTTTATGTGTATGATGGGACATCCTCGTCACCTGTATTTAAGATCACTGAACATAAAGCAGCAGTTAAAGCGATGGCGTGGTCACCTCATAAAAGGGGTACATTGGCCACTGGTGGTGGTACTGTGGATAGGAAGTTGAAGATTTGGAATATTAACACTTCCACGAAGACGAGCGATATTGATACTGGATCTCAAGTTTGTAACATGGTATGGTCTAAGAACACAGATGAACTTGTCACTTCACATGGATATTCTAAATATAATCTTACTTTATGGGATGGACCAACTATGGATCCTATTGTGATTCTAAAGGGACATAGTTTCAGAGTATTACATCTGACATTATCAGCTGATGGTACAACTGTCGTTTCCGGGGCAGGAGATGAAACATTAAGATACtggaaattatttgataaaccGAGACCGAGACCAAAGTCGACTAGTCAATATGATTCTATAGTATTTGATGCATTTAAGCAAATTAGATAA